One region of Halodesulfovibrio sp. genomic DNA includes:
- a CDS encoding NfeD family protein gives MTNLNFDADTIWLFWLALAVIFFLIELFTPTFITVFFAAGALIAGGAALLEFSITSQVITFVVASITLLILLRKKMPKIFSQDAEQNKAEEDTSVNANATVVEAISSTAAGRIKYQGTFWNAESTEDIPSGAIVRIVSRKESDPNTFIVIKD, from the coding sequence ATGACTAACCTGAACTTTGATGCAGATACTATCTGGTTATTTTGGCTCGCTCTGGCAGTCATCTTTTTTCTTATAGAATTATTCACACCAACATTCATCACTGTTTTTTTCGCTGCCGGTGCATTAATTGCCGGTGGTGCTGCATTGCTCGAATTTTCCATAACATCACAAGTAATCACCTTTGTTGTCGCATCGATCACTCTACTGATTCTTTTACGCAAAAAAATGCCTAAGATTTTCAGTCAGGATGCAGAGCAAAACAAAGCTGAAGAAGATACTTCGGTAAACGCAAATGCAACAGTTGTTGAAGCTATATCAAGCACAGCAGCAGGTCGCATAAAATATCAGGGCACGTTCTGGAATGCCGAATCGACAGAAGATATTCCTTCTGGTGCTATCGTTCGGATTGTTTCTAGAAAAGAATCAGACCCCAATACATTCATTGTTATAAAGGATTAA
- a CDS encoding stomatin-like protein codes for MTSLITSIVIAALVLITLVKTAVVVPQRSSYVIERLGKYSKTLDAGLHILIPFVDKIAYRRSTKEEILNIASQSCITSDNVVVEIDGVLYIQVQDVMKSCYGVNDYYLAASQLAQTSLRSAIGRISLDKTFEERDSINAAVVGAVDEAAREWGIKVMRYEIQDITPPESVMHAMEQQMKAEREKRAEIASSEGDRQSRINRAEGYKQEAIELSEGEKQKKINEASGHAQEILLIAEATSKGISLIADAMAAPGGKEAAQLKVAEQFISEFGKMAEKSNTMIVPADMANVGGMVASATEILNKVKVQQ; via the coding sequence ATGACCAGTCTTATTACCTCTATTGTTATTGCCGCACTTGTACTCATTACACTCGTCAAAACAGCGGTTGTTGTTCCTCAAAGAAGCTCCTACGTAATTGAACGTCTGGGTAAGTACTCTAAAACTCTTGATGCAGGTTTGCATATCCTCATTCCTTTTGTGGATAAAATCGCGTACCGCCGCTCAACTAAAGAAGAAATTCTTAACATTGCTTCACAGTCCTGCATCACTAGCGATAACGTAGTCGTAGAAATCGACGGCGTTCTGTACATTCAGGTGCAGGATGTTATGAAGTCCTGCTACGGAGTAAACGACTACTACCTTGCAGCAAGCCAGCTGGCACAGACTTCCCTGCGCTCTGCTATCGGTAGAATCAGTCTTGATAAAACATTCGAAGAACGCGACAGCATCAACGCTGCTGTTGTAGGTGCAGTTGATGAAGCAGCACGCGAATGGGGTATTAAAGTTATGCGTTACGAAATTCAGGATATTACTCCTCCTGAATCTGTTATGCATGCGATGGAACAACAGATGAAAGCTGAACGTGAAAAACGTGCAGAAATTGCAAGCTCTGAAGGTGACCGTCAGTCCCGCATCAACCGTGCTGAAGGTTACAAACAGGAAGCAATTGAACTTTCTGAAGGTGAAAAACAGAAGAAAATCAACGAAGCTAGCGGTCACGCACAGGAAATTCTTCTCATTGCTGAAGCTACCTCCAAAGGTATTTCCCTTATTGCAGACGCTATGGCTGCACCTGGTGGTAAAGAAGCTGCACAGCTTAAAGTTGCTGAACAGTTCATCAGCGAATTTGGTAAAATGGCTGAAAAATCCAATACCATGATCGTTCCTGCCGATATGGCAAACGTTGGTGGAATGGTTGCTTCCGCCACAGAAATTTTGAACAAAGTCAAAGTTCAACAATAA
- the tgt gene encoding tRNA guanosine(34) transglycosylase Tgt, whose product MANIGEFTLHATDGAARTGELQTAHGVVQTPIFMPVGTVGSVKGIAPDDLNDIGAEIILGNTYHLYLRPGDELVARRGGLQKFNSWNKPILTDSGGFQVFSLSDLRKIKEEGVTFRSHLDGSKHLFTPEKVIQIQRNLNSDIMMVLDECVGFGADKAYTARSLEMTTRWALRCREEYPRGAGDNLLFAITQGGFFKDLRERSIAQLTSEDFDGFALGGLSVGESKEKMMEILYHSAPLLPKDKPRYLMGVGTPLDIINGINAGIDMFDCVLPTRNARNGTLYTSFGKINIKRKEYAEDDGPLDPNCNCYTCRNFSRAYLRHLYQAKELLSFRLNSIHNLTYFLDTVRGARKAIHEGTFAEYKKSYEAIYPNEVI is encoded by the coding sequence ATGGCAAACATCGGAGAATTTACATTACACGCAACGGACGGAGCTGCCCGTACAGGCGAACTGCAAACTGCGCACGGCGTAGTGCAGACGCCTATCTTTATGCCTGTGGGCACGGTAGGCAGCGTTAAGGGCATTGCTCCTGACGATTTGAATGATATCGGCGCTGAGATTATTCTCGGCAATACCTACCACTTGTACCTTCGTCCGGGCGATGAACTTGTTGCCCGTCGTGGCGGTCTGCAAAAGTTCAATTCCTGGAATAAACCAATCCTCACGGATAGCGGTGGTTTTCAGGTCTTCAGCCTAAGTGATTTACGAAAAATCAAAGAAGAAGGCGTAACCTTCCGCTCCCATCTTGACGGTTCTAAGCATCTTTTCACACCGGAAAAAGTTATCCAGATTCAGCGTAATCTGAATTCTGACATTATGATGGTGCTTGATGAGTGCGTCGGCTTCGGTGCAGATAAAGCATACACAGCCCGCTCTCTTGAAATGACCACTCGATGGGCACTGCGTTGTCGAGAAGAATACCCTCGTGGAGCTGGAGACAACTTGCTCTTCGCTATCACACAGGGTGGTTTCTTCAAAGACTTGCGCGAGCGCTCCATTGCACAGCTGACTTCTGAAGACTTCGACGGCTTTGCGCTGGGTGGTTTATCAGTTGGCGAAAGCAAAGAGAAAATGATGGAAATTCTCTATCACTCTGCGCCACTGCTTCCAAAAGACAAGCCACGTTACCTTATGGGAGTTGGTACACCACTTGATATCATCAACGGTATCAACGCCGGTATCGATATGTTCGACTGTGTACTTCCTACACGAAACGCCCGTAACGGCACGTTGTACACCTCTTTCGGCAAAATCAATATTAAACGCAAAGAGTATGCAGAAGACGACGGACCACTTGATCCTAATTGCAACTGCTACACTTGCCGCAACTTCTCCCGTGCGTATCTGCGCCACCTTTACCAAGCAAAAGAACTGCTGTCTTTCCGCTTGAACTCTATTCATAACCTTACCTACTTCCTCGACACAGTTCGCGGTGCACGTAAGGCAATTCATGAAGGTACATTTGCAGAGTACAAAAAGTCCTACGAGGCTATTTACCCTAACGAAGTGATCTAA
- a CDS encoding methyl-accepting chemotaxis protein, which yields MAMKASLGGKISILIAVISFAVFSILIGTSTYLQRQAMLVQLSESLTQTSQLVQEVIERPMIIGDDEGTTEEFHRFHEKYPSMEIHLADYAGEITYSTKETSIDKQIASMVPVEGFSGLSRRALENPIKENLIVSGGDSPVFIRVVSIANSPSCRHCHGASKPILGQLVIAKDITGTMGTIQTQMFDNMAISFAGFIILVLSVMFFIRKVVIKPIEKITVASNSITNGDFHADFVVNSADELGDLSRNLGSMVEKLKIELGFSKGVLRGMTAPIVICDADRKLTSTNQEAIDLMGIAGSPADYKGVPVSEFIVNDPCCDNIIQDVMASHQPSTGNEARLQNFAGDELVLVFDAAPIYDLDGKMLGVFVMITDMTAMRTQQRRVEEQNDKITHAAESARTISEQVSSASEELAAQVRQSSNGADEQQRLTGESASAMTQMNASVLEVARNASDAAELAAETQEKAAEGGDIVEQAVNKIHAVAQQAQTLKKEMDVLGTRADGIGQIITVIEDIADQTNLLALNAAIEAARAGEAGRGFAVVADEVRKLAEKTMSATREVVEYVSAIQASTNQNVEATEKAVVLVGDSTELAVRSGEALKAILGMVEATADQVRAIAAASEEQSAASEQISCSVNVINDISEQTAAAMTESTAAVESVAQLAQDLNGIIDNMRS from the coding sequence ATGGCAATGAAGGCTTCGTTAGGTGGCAAAATCAGTATTTTGATTGCTGTCATTTCGTTTGCAGTGTTTTCTATCCTTATTGGAACTTCAACATATCTTCAGCGGCAGGCAATGCTGGTGCAGTTGAGTGAGTCTTTAACACAAACTTCTCAACTAGTGCAGGAAGTTATTGAACGTCCGATGATTATCGGTGATGACGAAGGCACAACAGAGGAATTTCACCGTTTTCACGAGAAATATCCAAGCATGGAAATTCATCTTGCTGACTATGCAGGTGAGATTACGTATTCAACAAAAGAGACTTCCATTGATAAGCAGATTGCCTCAATGGTACCAGTAGAAGGGTTTTCCGGTTTGTCGAGACGGGCACTTGAAAATCCTATTAAAGAGAATTTAATCGTAAGTGGTGGTGATAGCCCTGTGTTTATCCGGGTTGTGTCCATCGCCAATTCCCCTTCTTGCAGGCACTGTCATGGTGCGTCTAAACCTATCCTAGGGCAGCTTGTAATTGCAAAAGATATTACTGGAACCATGGGGACAATTCAGACGCAAATGTTTGATAATATGGCAATTTCTTTTGCAGGATTTATCATCCTTGTATTGAGCGTCATGTTCTTCATTCGTAAGGTTGTTATTAAGCCTATTGAAAAAATTACTGTTGCATCAAATTCAATTACAAACGGTGATTTTCACGCAGATTTTGTTGTGAATAGTGCGGATGAACTGGGCGACCTTTCCAGAAACTTAGGCTCAATGGTTGAAAAGCTGAAAATTGAACTTGGGTTTTCTAAGGGTGTGCTGCGCGGCATGACAGCTCCAATAGTAATCTGTGATGCTGACCGCAAGCTGACGTCAACAAATCAGGAAGCAATTGACCTTATGGGAATTGCTGGTTCACCTGCGGATTATAAGGGTGTTCCTGTTTCTGAGTTTATTGTGAATGACCCATGCTGCGATAATATTATTCAAGATGTTATGGCGTCACATCAGCCATCAACGGGTAATGAAGCCCGTTTGCAGAATTTTGCTGGCGATGAACTGGTTCTGGTATTTGATGCAGCACCAATTTATGACCTCGATGGTAAGATGCTTGGTGTATTTGTGATGATTACAGACATGACAGCGATGCGAACCCAGCAGCGTCGCGTTGAAGAGCAGAACGACAAAATCACGCATGCAGCAGAATCTGCACGCACAATTTCCGAGCAGGTTTCATCTGCTTCAGAAGAACTTGCTGCACAGGTTCGTCAGTCCAGCAATGGTGCTGATGAACAGCAACGACTGACTGGTGAGTCTGCCAGTGCTATGACTCAGATGAACGCTTCAGTTCTGGAAGTTGCGCGCAATGCGTCAGATGCCGCAGAGTTAGCTGCTGAAACACAGGAAAAAGCAGCTGAAGGCGGCGACATAGTCGAGCAGGCTGTGAACAAAATCCATGCAGTTGCCCAACAGGCGCAGACATTGAAAAAAGAAATGGATGTGCTTGGAACAAGGGCAGATGGTATTGGACAAATAATCACAGTGATTGAAGATATTGCCGACCAGACAAACCTGTTGGCGTTGAATGCTGCCATTGAGGCAGCTCGTGCCGGTGAAGCAGGACGCGGTTTTGCTGTTGTAGCTGATGAAGTACGCAAACTTGCGGAAAAAACAATGAGCGCAACCCGTGAAGTTGTTGAATACGTTAGTGCTATTCAAGCAAGTACGAATCAGAATGTGGAAGCAACCGAAAAGGCAGTAGTCCTTGTTGGTGATTCGACTGAGCTTGCTGTTCGTTCCGGTGAGGCTTTGAAAGCTATTCTTGGGATGGTAGAAGCGACCGCCGATCAGGTGCGCGCTATTGCAGCAGCTTCTGAAGAGCAGTCTGCGGCGAGTGAACAAATAAGCTGTTCTGTGAATGTTATTAATGACATTTCGGAACAAACAGCAGCTGCAATGACTGAATCTACGGCTGCTGTAGAATCAGTTGCTCAGCTTGCTCAAGACTTGAATGGCATTATTGACAATATGCGATCATAG
- a CDS encoding multiheme c-type cytochrome, whose product MQSQRVLIIALGLVLCVPCITLAAKYVGSAACSECHEEEYGRFMQYSKKAKSWDSVAVMAPKLTKAEQQECYECHTTGYNKGGFVSYEETPELSDVGCESCHGPGAAHAEAGEPDLIRRKPDPKECVVCHSPTRINTFGFKPLVSSGAH is encoded by the coding sequence ATGCAAAGCCAAAGAGTTTTGATAATTGCTCTTGGGTTAGTTCTGTGTGTTCCATGCATTACACTTGCAGCAAAGTATGTGGGGTCTGCTGCATGTAGTGAATGTCATGAGGAGGAATACGGGCGCTTTATGCAATATTCCAAGAAAGCAAAGTCTTGGGATAGTGTTGCAGTTATGGCGCCTAAGCTTACAAAAGCTGAGCAACAGGAATGCTACGAATGTCATACCACAGGGTATAACAAAGGAGGATTTGTCAGTTACGAAGAGACACCTGAATTATCTGATGTAGGATGTGAGTCCTGTCATGGACCTGGTGCGGCACATGCAGAAGCAGGTGAACCAGACCTGATTCGGCGAAAGCCTGATCCAAAAGAATGTGTTGTATGTCACAGCCCAACACGAATTAATACTTTTGGATTTAAACCACTTGTATCCAGTGGTGCACATTAG
- a CDS encoding AAA family ATPase codes for MPTIEEALYIKLEAIDPTIAGALHNMLCDIPFTHLVNTLQLTKPEVLIIGCTTYSEEITERIIEAKRHKYGAVYVCASQYTDTNKHEALVAGARDFFSYPLSKLILQRALQDYLTNRPVDTSKTSRPKVIALMGARGGSGTTSVTVNLAACFAKDGTRVGLLDFSRPYGDVATFLNTPSKRDRRHAARDIGLMNASFMKSAMYHHSSGILALVAPEVTMGTGSVVPETVSAMLLAAADAFEIIVIDMGSRVDAALYRVMEMADASLLVAMPTKPCMGSAKRFVQTITSGGFENFCKLSLVLTGCVSGNTLSKFEIEKTIGVNCIICLPEDQKGTFIAINDGTPYCHLYPESPLTSSLKELAAHLEQHECPNEKSKV; via the coding sequence ATGCCCACAATTGAAGAAGCTCTGTATATAAAACTTGAAGCCATTGACCCTACTATTGCAGGTGCCTTGCACAACATGCTCTGCGACATTCCTTTTACGCATCTGGTCAACACACTCCAACTCACAAAGCCCGAAGTACTTATTATTGGCTGCACAACATACTCAGAAGAAATTACAGAACGAATAATAGAAGCAAAACGCCACAAATACGGTGCTGTGTACGTTTGTGCATCACAATACACTGATACGAATAAACATGAGGCATTAGTCGCTGGTGCTCGAGATTTTTTCAGCTACCCTCTCAGCAAACTCATCCTGCAACGGGCATTACAGGATTACCTGACGAATCGACCTGTGGACACAAGCAAAACCAGCCGCCCCAAAGTTATTGCACTCATGGGAGCACGCGGCGGTTCCGGCACAACCTCTGTCACTGTAAACCTTGCAGCTTGTTTCGCAAAAGACGGTACAAGAGTCGGGTTACTAGACTTTTCGAGACCATATGGAGATGTGGCAACATTTCTTAATACGCCGTCTAAACGTGATAGACGGCATGCTGCCAGAGACATAGGGTTAATGAATGCATCATTTATGAAAAGTGCCATGTATCATCACAGCAGTGGAATACTGGCGCTCGTAGCACCAGAAGTAACTATGGGAACAGGGAGTGTGGTTCCGGAAACTGTCTCCGCAATGTTGCTTGCAGCGGCAGATGCGTTTGAAATAATAGTTATAGATATGGGCAGTCGTGTTGATGCCGCCCTCTATCGGGTGATGGAAATGGCAGATGCAAGCTTACTGGTCGCTATGCCTACCAAGCCCTGCATGGGGAGTGCAAAACGATTTGTTCAAACCATCACTTCCGGTGGCTTTGAAAATTTCTGCAAACTTTCTCTGGTTCTTACGGGATGTGTTTCCGGCAATACTCTCTCGAAATTTGAAATCGAAAAGACCATCGGCGTAAATTGCATTATCTGCTTACCAGAAGATCAAAAAGGGACATTTATTGCGATAAATGACGGCACGCCATACTGCCATCTTTATCCAGAATCTCCCCTTACAAGCAGCTTAAAAGAATTGGCAGCACATTTAGAGCAGCATGAATGCCCGAATGAAAAATCCAAAGTGTAA
- a CDS encoding YitT family protein, with amino-acid sequence MQFNRHALAYSLPWNIFLLTTGALIFVIGYNGIAAHHSFIPAGLYGFAVFANYSNDVLTISQWYLLFNIPIFILAWRGVGRRFFFLNMYCMLLVTILSQYLTLNLHIQDKLLGAIAAGVIMGMGGGIILRSFGAGGGFDVLAVILNRKFGVRIGVFYFVINLILMGLIAIQFDADLVVTTLIMLFISSYITEYALSVFNQKKAVRIISYRNDEIIMKMRHAKRLNGTLVHGTGSYSGKEVGMLFCITDNIRMKQLESLVFDTDPNAIFVVENTFSVIGSNFAPRKLY; translated from the coding sequence ATGCAGTTTAACCGTCATGCTCTTGCCTACTCCCTTCCGTGGAATATTTTTCTTCTCACTACCGGTGCACTAATTTTTGTCATTGGCTACAATGGCATTGCAGCGCACCACAGCTTTATCCCTGCTGGGCTGTATGGGTTTGCAGTTTTTGCAAACTACTCCAACGATGTACTCACCATCTCGCAATGGTATTTACTTTTTAACATTCCTATTTTCATTCTCGCATGGCGAGGAGTCGGAAGACGTTTCTTTTTTCTTAATATGTACTGCATGTTGCTGGTTACAATTCTGTCCCAATACTTAACACTCAACCTGCACATTCAGGACAAACTGCTCGGTGCCATTGCTGCCGGTGTAATTATGGGAATGGGCGGCGGAATAATACTCCGATCATTTGGTGCAGGCGGCGGTTTCGATGTTTTAGCAGTCATTTTGAACCGTAAATTCGGTGTGCGCATCGGTGTTTTTTACTTCGTTATCAACCTGATACTCATGGGGCTTATTGCGATACAGTTTGATGCTGATCTGGTTGTTACCACGCTGATTATGCTCTTCATCAGTTCATATATAACTGAATACGCACTGTCCGTGTTCAACCAGAAAAAAGCAGTGCGCATCATATCCTATCGAAACGATGAAATTATCATGAAAATGCGACACGCTAAGCGCCTCAATGGAACTCTGGTTCATGGAACCGGATCATATTCCGGCAAAGAAGTAGGCATGCTGTTTTGCATTACAGATAACATCCGCATGAAGCAGTTGGAATCTCTTGTATTTGATACTGATCCAAACGCAATTTTTGTTGTTGAAAATACATTCTCCGTAATCGGCTCTAACTTCGCACCACGAAAACTCTATTAG
- a CDS encoding metalloregulator ArsR/SmtB family transcription factor, whose protein sequence is MQKLTQTLKALSDQNRLRIIVTLMKYDELCACQFTQLLGIAGATVSRHLSVLHNAELVQFRKEGRWIFYKLGAGIAYAQPVLDWINDKAETCPELQADLAELKKILACAPEDISRKQRSGSAAKNRNHNED, encoded by the coding sequence ATGCAAAAGCTCACTCAAACACTAAAGGCACTATCAGACCAAAACAGACTTCGCATAATCGTCACACTTATGAAGTATGATGAATTATGCGCCTGCCAATTTACGCAGTTGCTCGGCATTGCTGGAGCCACTGTTTCAAGGCATCTAAGCGTTCTACACAATGCAGAACTCGTACAATTCAGAAAAGAAGGGCGATGGATATTTTATAAATTAGGAGCAGGCATTGCATATGCGCAGCCTGTTTTAGACTGGATTAATGACAAGGCAGAAACATGCCCTGAGCTACAGGCTGACCTTGCTGAACTGAAAAAAATTCTAGCCTGCGCCCCTGAAGATATCTCCCGCAAACAGCGTAGCGGCTCTGCCGCTAAAAACAGGAATCACAATGAAGACTAA
- a CDS encoding arsenate reductase ArsC yields the protein MKTKLNILFLCTGNSCRSQMAEGWARHLKGDILNAYSAGIETHGLNPNAVAVMKEAGVDISSHTSQLLSEYDDIAFDAVVTVCGHAHETCPYFPGNAKVVHVGFPDPPAQAKELAAQGASAEEQLNCYRAVRDAIKEYIATLPESLGL from the coding sequence ATGAAGACTAAATTGAATATCCTTTTTTTATGCACTGGAAACTCCTGCCGGAGTCAAATGGCAGAAGGATGGGCACGACACCTTAAAGGCGATATTTTGAACGCCTATTCCGCAGGTATTGAGACGCATGGTCTTAATCCGAACGCCGTTGCAGTCATGAAAGAAGCAGGCGTAGATATTTCATCGCATACGTCACAACTTCTTTCTGAATACGATGACATTGCGTTCGATGCTGTTGTCACCGTCTGCGGACATGCACACGAAACCTGCCCATATTTTCCAGGCAATGCCAAGGTGGTGCATGTAGGATTCCCTGATCCGCCTGCCCAAGCAAAAGAACTTGCAGCACAAGGCGCATCAGCCGAAGAGCAATTGAATTGCTATCGAGCAGTGCGCGACGCAATCAAGGAATATATAGCAACCCTTCCTGAATCGTTGGGGCTGTAA
- a CDS encoding acetate--CoA ligase family protein has product MNTLIDFDKITQLFAAADTENRDFLYEYEVYNLLANSGAETPPIANLLPRGARFSDEELMAIPGEKAVLKIVSPTIIHKTEVGGVRIVEKHPSKIRSAVRGMQYEVPENYAAYIERHPDHAPESYKGLKGDALIKAISRDLKGVLQVQFMPPDSSAFGNELIVGLRHTREFGMVISAGLGGTDTELYAERFRKGQAIVAASTELVDGESFFELFRKTISYRKLAGLTRGQRRIVTDEQLIECFSSFIEMGRFYSPSNTEAPFIIEELEINPFAFTDYLMVPLDGMCRFGKAEKLAAPRPIHKIHNLLHPERIGIIGVSATRRNFGRIILENIIAEGFAKENVTLIRDGIDEIDGVRCVPNLASLDHKLDLFVVAVSAAQVPQLVDEIIELDAAQSVMLIPGGIGETEGSQKEAAELIAKIDAAHTRNDGGPVFLGANCMGVVSHPGSYDTWFIPEEKLPKNRTATPHRAALISQSGAFMLHRCSQKPELHPNYMISMGNQTDLTLGDMVRYFKDADDVDVIAVYAEGFSDLDGLEFCKAVREAILNGKEVVFYKAGRTPEGKTATSGHTASLAGDYMVCESCVRQAGALVARTFQEFQDLFLLAEMLHDKNIAGNRLAAVSGAGFEAVGMADSIHSDDFQMDLAAFSAETKQTIATMLEANKLQSLVTIQNPLDLTPSANDTLHAQAVTTLATDTAVDSVIVGLDPLSPAMHTLAEPTLPVFSIEDEHSIAKLLVEAAQASNKPIIGVIDGGRLYDPLRDHFLLHNVPVFPVCDRAVAALALYSEARLRVEEIRATNEHF; this is encoded by the coding sequence ATGAACACATTAATTGATTTCGATAAAATTACACAGCTATTTGCTGCCGCTGATACAGAAAACAGAGATTTTTTGTACGAATATGAAGTGTACAACTTACTTGCAAATTCAGGTGCAGAAACACCGCCAATTGCAAACCTTCTACCACGCGGTGCTCGCTTTTCAGATGAAGAGCTTATGGCTATCCCCGGCGAAAAAGCTGTACTCAAAATCGTATCTCCTACCATTATTCATAAAACAGAAGTAGGTGGAGTACGCATTGTTGAAAAACACCCTTCAAAAATTCGTTCAGCAGTACGCGGCATGCAGTATGAAGTGCCTGAAAACTACGCTGCCTACATCGAACGCCATCCCGACCATGCACCAGAATCCTACAAAGGATTAAAAGGTGATGCGCTTATCAAAGCAATCAGCCGAGATCTCAAAGGGGTGCTGCAAGTACAGTTTATGCCACCAGACTCCAGTGCATTTGGTAACGAACTGATTGTTGGGCTTCGCCATACTCGCGAATTCGGCATGGTTATCAGTGCAGGTCTAGGTGGAACAGATACAGAGCTCTATGCAGAGCGCTTCCGCAAAGGGCAGGCTATCGTGGCGGCATCTACAGAATTAGTCGACGGGGAATCTTTCTTTGAACTTTTCCGCAAGACTATTTCATATCGCAAACTCGCAGGGTTAACTCGCGGACAACGACGCATTGTTACTGATGAGCAGCTTATCGAATGCTTCAGTTCGTTTATTGAAATGGGACGCTTCTACTCTCCATCCAACACTGAAGCACCATTTATTATTGAAGAACTTGAAATAAACCCGTTTGCTTTTACTGACTACCTTATGGTTCCGCTGGATGGCATGTGCCGCTTTGGTAAAGCTGAAAAACTTGCGGCTCCACGTCCTATCCACAAAATTCATAACCTGCTGCATCCTGAGCGCATAGGCATTATTGGTGTTTCTGCTACCCGCCGTAACTTTGGACGAATAATTCTTGAAAACATTATTGCTGAAGGATTCGCCAAGGAGAACGTCACACTCATCCGCGATGGAATTGATGAAATTGACGGGGTACGCTGTGTTCCTAATCTCGCCAGCCTTGACCACAAACTAGACCTCTTTGTTGTTGCTGTTTCCGCTGCACAAGTGCCACAACTTGTGGATGAAATCATCGAGCTTGATGCCGCCCAGAGCGTCATGCTTATCCCCGGAGGCATAGGTGAAACAGAAGGCAGCCAGAAAGAAGCTGCGGAACTCATTGCAAAAATAGATGCCGCACACACACGAAACGACGGTGGGCCGGTATTTCTTGGTGCTAACTGCATGGGTGTAGTTTCACACCCCGGTTCCTATGACACATGGTTCATTCCTGAAGAAAAATTACCCAAAAACCGTACTGCAACGCCGCATCGAGCCGCACTTATAAGCCAGAGCGGAGCTTTCATGCTGCACAGATGCAGCCAGAAGCCGGAATTACATCCGAATTATATGATCTCAATGGGCAACCAGACAGACCTTACACTTGGTGATATGGTTCGCTACTTTAAAGACGCTGATGATGTTGATGTAATTGCCGTATACGCTGAAGGATTTAGTGATCTCGACGGACTGGAATTTTGCAAAGCTGTTCGTGAGGCTATTCTGAATGGCAAGGAAGTTGTGTTTTACAAAGCTGGTCGCACACCGGAAGGAAAAACTGCTACCAGTGGACATACGGCATCTCTTGCTGGCGATTACATGGTATGCGAAAGCTGTGTGCGCCAAGCTGGAGCACTCGTAGCCCGAACTTTTCAGGAATTTCAAGACCTGTTCCTGCTTGCAGAGATGCTGCATGATAAAAATATTGCTGGAAACCGCCTCGCTGCTGTCAGTGGTGCCGGTTTTGAGGCTGTGGGTATGGCAGACTCCATACATTCCGATGATTTTCAAATGGATCTTGCAGCGTTCAGTGCAGAGACAAAACAAACGATTGCAACCATGCTTGAAGCCAACAAGCTGCAATCCCTTGTTACGATTCAAAATCCGCTTGACCTCACACCAAGCGCAAACGACACACTCCATGCTCAAGCAGTGACAACGCTCGCTACTGATACCGCTGTAGATTCTGTGATAGTTGGACTTGATCCACTTTCACCAGCTATGCACACTTTGGCAGAACCGACGTTACCAGTGTTTTCAATAGAAGATGAACACTCTATTGCAAAATTACTTGTAGAAGCGGCACAAGCATCAAACAAGCCAATCATCGGTGTTATTGATGGTGGTAGACTCTATGACCCGTTACGTGACCACTTTTTACTGCATAATGTACCTGTTTTTCCTGTGTGTGACAGAGCCGTGGCTGCTCTTGCCCTTTACTCTGAAGCACGACTGCGTGTTGAAGAAATACGGGCAACAAATGAGCATTTTTAG